In Anolis sagrei isolate rAnoSag1 chromosome 9, rAnoSag1.mat, whole genome shotgun sequence, the following proteins share a genomic window:
- the SENP8 gene encoding sentrin-specific protease 8 produces MDPVVLSYMDSLLRRSDVLLLDPPCWLNDHIIGFAFEYFACDQFQDFADQVCFISPEVAQFIKCSPSQEELALFLEPLNLHKRKIVFLAINDNSNQAAGGTHWSLLVYFQGKNSFAHYDSHTRSNSAHARRVAAKLEPFLGKRGQIAFVEEKAPAQQNSYDCGMYVICNTEVLCKEFFQGQEEPMLQLLTPSYITSKREEWKKLIAKLAQK; encoded by the coding sequence ATGGACCCTGTTGTTCTGAGTTACATGGACAGTTTGCTGAGGCGGTCGGATGTCTTGCTGCTGGACCCTCCCTGCTGGCTTAATGATCACATCATTGGCTTTGCCTTTGAGTACTTTGCCTGTGATCAGTTCCAAGACTTTGCTGATCAGGTCTGTTTCATTAGCCCTGAGGTGGCTCAGTTCATCAAGTGCAGCCCCAGCCAGGAGGAGTTGGCTCTGTTCCTTGAACCACTGAACCTCCATAAAAGGAAAATTGTTTTCCTGGCCATTAATGACAACTCCAACCAGGCTGCTGGTGGCACCCACTGGAGCCTACTGGTTTACTTCCAGGGGAAAAACAGTTTTGCCCACTATGATTCCCATACCAGGAGCAACTCTGCCCATGCCAGACGGGTTGCGGCGAAACTGGAGCCCTTTCTTGGCAAAAGAGGCCAGATTGCCTTTGTAGAAGAGAAAGCCCCCGCCCAGCAGAACAGCTATGACTGTGGGATGTACGTCATCTGCAACACGGAAGTCCTGTGCAAAGAATTCTTCCAGGGACAAGAGGAGCCCATGTTGCAGCTCCTTACTCCTTCGTATATAACAAGCAagagagaagaatggaagaaacTCATTGCAAAGCTCGCTCAGAAGTGA